The genomic stretch GGGTGAAAGCATAGGGGATACTATAAGAACAATAGGATGCTATGCGGACATAGCCGTAATGAGGCATCCGAAAGAAGGGGCGCCTCTTCTGGCTTCAAAAAAATCGGTAATTCCGCTCATTAATGCCGGGGACGGAGGCCATCAACATCCTACGCAGACACTAACAGATCTAATGACAATCAGACGATATAAGAATCGTTTGGATAACCTTGTCATAGGGCTTTGCGGAGACTTGAAATTTGGAAGAACTGTGCATTCCCTTGTGAAGGCGCTTTCAAGATATGAGAATATAAAATTCGTATTCATATCTCCCAATGAACTTGAAATACCTTCATATATTACAGACAAGCTTACAAGTGAGCAATATGAAACAACCAGGAGTTTGGAGGGGAGTCTCGGAAAGCTGGATATACTTTATATGACAAGGGTGCAGCGCGAGAGGTTCTTCAGCGAAGAGGAGTATCTTAAGCTTAAGGATTACTTCCTTTTAAATGCTAAGAAGATGGAGAAGGCCAAGAGCGACATGATCGTAATGCATCCTCTTCCCCGAATAAACGAGATATCGACGGATATGGATAATGACGATAGGGCGGTTTATTTCGAGCAGGCTAAGATGGGCATGTATATACGCATGGCGCTGATCATGAAGCTTTTGGGGGTGGAATAGATGATTAAAATCGACAGCATTAAAAAAGGCATTGTCATTGACCACATAAAACCGGGGTGCGGACACACTATTTTTAAGGATTTGGGACTACACAAGGTGGGCTATACGGTTGCGCTGATAAAAAACATACCATCCATAAAGATGGGCAAAAAAGACCTGATAAAAATCGAAAATGAAATAGATTTGGACA from Peptostreptococcaceae bacterium encodes the following:
- the pyrB gene encoding aspartate carbamoyltransferase; protein product: MLKDRHLIQPGDFTVGEIQGLFELADQIMESPEKYMDVCRGKLLATLFYEPSTRTRFSFEAAMLRLGGETIGFSEPGSSSVSKGESIGDTIRTIGCYADIAVMRHPKEGAPLLASKKSVIPLINAGDGGHQHPTQTLTDLMTIRRYKNRLDNLVIGLCGDLKFGRTVHSLVKALSRYENIKFVFISPNELEIPSYITDKLTSEQYETTRSLEGSLGKLDILYMTRVQRERFFSEEEYLKLKDYFLLNAKKMEKAKSDMIVMHPLPRINEISTDMDNDDRAVYFEQAKMGMYIRMALIMKLLGVE